AGCATCTTTTAGAGATGGATTTGGTTCCAAAATTGGCTCCCGCATCCATGCTTCCAGAACAAACAGCAACTAAGGTATGCTAATAGTGGTACATAATGAATGCCTCAGCTATAACCTGATGAGTCACTTGCCCCGAGTAAGCTGCAAGATCCTTCATAGATCACTGTGTCTAGATCATGCAATAGATTTGAAAGATGATGGCAACCCATCATTAATCAGTAATCAGAAAAGAACCTGGAGACTGGAGAAGATGAATATGGCTAATCTGTTCTTAAATAGAAGTTCAAGAATTAATATCGGCTTTTTtaatcttaaacagtagaaccccTGAATCACCAATCCATTCTGAACTGCAAAGGCAACGTGtcactgacagctgggtccacaaaaTCCTTGACTGACCCAGTAGTAAGTGACCATGCACGACAACTTAACCTATGAAACCCTCATCCACACAACACCAACAACATCACCGCTGCCACCAACCGAAGGGGAACGCACGCCTATTCGCCAACAATATCACTAACATCTACCAATATAGATCTAAAAAGACATCTATGCACGTGGATCAAGAGCGGGATCGATGGGTACGTACCATGATGGTGAGCAGGGAGGCGTACATTGCCGAGCCGAATATGACGTAGAGGATGCCGTAGAACACCCAGAGCATGCAGTTGAGCAGCGTCGCTAGGTACGGGTCCGACTTGAACTCCTCCACGTCCTTGTTCTTGATGATCCGCCATAACGTCGGCCTGCACATGTACAAGCAAAAAGCAAGCGCCCCCTCATTGGAATCAAACCCTAATTACCAACCACCTTCCATAGAGAGTAGACTAGACAAGCGGACAAGGGCGTGGTGGCGGTGGCTTACACAGGGGAGAGGAAGAGGCCGAAGGAGATGACATTGCCGACGACGTCGCGAGCCACATCCGGGGAAATCATCTTGCTTTGCTTGCCGCGAGCGGGTGGGGACTTGGGATTGGTTTGGATTGGACGGCGCACGCAGCGaaagggagggagagagagagccaAAGCAATTGAGATTTGGGAGTCGGTTGAGGTCGAGGGATTAGCTTATATAGATAGACGTGGCGGGGGCGCGGTGTTTATCCGTTCTCGTGTTAGATCCTATGATTTGGTTAGTTAGCCTACGAGAACAAGTCACAAGTTTTTTGTTTGACTATGCATCCAGTTCGTTGCTATCTCTATCTTTATCTACATGTATATTAACACACACTATTCTTGAGAGTCAAGACACCGTTTTGCTTTAAAGAGCAAAATAAATCCCAGATAATTATCAATGCACCGTTGAGTACACAGATTCTTTTCCTAATCGTACTGGAGTATAGTAAGGAAAAAATGCTTGAACGAATCAAGGTCAAGATAACTAGTGTTATTCCTACACTGGGAGAATCGTGGATATGTAGGGAATAGAGAAATGCCACCCGCCTAAGTAAAGAACTGTTACAAATAAAGAGGAAACTAATAAGGATAAGTAAGAAACAAGAAAAAAGAAACCATATTTGATACCGGAATATTCGGTTTGATAACATGCAACTAATTCCCCCTCTGGGTAATCTTTCACATTCGGCCAAAGAAGAATTTCTAAAAACTAGAAAGCCTATAGGCTGACACCAAAGATTCCATAAAAAAAACCATATTTTGGTTGTGCTTCAACTATATCAACTGTACTTGAACTGTTAGATAATCATAGTCGATAATAACATCACAGCTCCCACCACTATTACAAAACTATACATGAAACCTTAGCTTCACACGGCTCCTCTATGATCAGAAAAAAAGGACTTTTTGGGTATTATCCCCCAGGTTTATCAGTTGCAGGTGAATCCTGTGAAACATCTCTCTCGAGGCTAGTAACAACACTTGGAAATGAAAATTGAGCTTAGCGGCTGTACCGGGTCAGGACCATAAACACCACGAGCCGGTTAAGCAACAGAAGCTGTGGGCGAAAGCACACTCGTCATTCTCAGACCTGCGGTCGAGGTACGTGCGAACAAGTTCCCATTCTCTATGTTTCATGGCCTACCAATGAAAGTCGGTATCAGGCTGGCTCGCTTGGCGGGTCATCTCCTTATATACCTAAATCCTCGTTTCACTCATCTGTAAAGGTATACCCTTCGAAAGGTAGGTTGAGTTCCCCCGTATGTAGCCAGCCACACTCTACTCGCATGTCAAATATTGGCGTAGACAACAGAGAATGTGCTAGGTAGGAAACCGAAGGAACTCTTACTATACGAGAATTTGCAATTCAATATGACAACCGATCAGAAGGGATTGGATGACCCCATGCGTTGCCCTCCTTCGCAATACCGGAACTATCTGACCAAGCTCCATCAACACAGAAAGCGGAAGGGACAGCAGATACGGATAGACTGGATCCGGAAAGGGATTTCAGCCAGTCCTTGCCTATTGCTAGGCTGGTTGTTTTGGCACGGTCCGATTAGTAGAAGGTGAGTGAGTAAGACGAGGCCCCCCAAGCGTAATGTAGAGCTATACTGCTCTTGTTTTTCCTTCCGCCCTGCTTAGGAGAACTTTGTCTAGAACCCACTTTAGCTAGCTATACTGCTCTTGTTTTTCCTTCCGCCCTGCTTAGGAGAACTTTGTCTAGAACCTTGAGTGAAGCAAGTATATCGTTTTTGGAGCTCCCGAGGTTGCGCGGTAGCGGAATCCCTTACTAGTTCAAGCAGTTCCAATTCCTATTCCGCTTCACCGCTTACACCACACTCTATTGGTTCGCCTTGTGGTGCCTTTCGATCAAGGTCTACTTTGGTTGATCCACTTTCTTCTACAGCGCGTTATCCGCAGTGAGGTTAGCCAGGTTCCTACCACTTCTTGATATTATGGATTTTGCAATCCCTGAACGCCAGTGCTTCTACAACCAACGGATACTATTTAACATAAATAATAAGTAGAAATGGACAAACGAGTGTGGCTACACAGAGTGAGGAAAAAACATGGTGGTACCAGCATTGCGTATCACTCACTATGCTTTATGTAATATGGCTTAGGCAATGGTAAAATGGGAGTCCTGAGCAAAGCACATCTGATCGATATGAATGAAAGATACATCCGTCTTTTCTTCTCCTTCAAAGGTTAGGTATCCGCTCGTTAGTTCAGCGCCGCATAAATACTGACTTTAAAAGGGGCGACTCCCGCCTGTGCTTAAGTTGTTTCAAGCTTGTAAAGACTCGCGATCAGAAGATTGACCTGGTTTTCTTTCAGCTGAAACTCTACCTAATGGTTCAGATTCCCCGGGTCCATGGGTCCATGGCCACTTAGCTTAGACAGCCTTGCTAGAGACATGAATGCGGGGTTCGGTTTCCAATTGATTTGTATTCACCGGGACCTCCCCTTATTGGATTTTCTCCACTTTTCTAGTTGCTGTGGAAAGAATGTTGAGCAAATGAGTTTAAGGGGTGGTTTTCTGTTTACTTTTTTTCAGCCTACATTGTCTCTCTTCCAGAACCTCACAATCATCAGTgtctgaagtttcatgatgaaTATTGGTTTCACATTTTATTGCTTACGTGAGGAAATATCAATTTGCAACTCGAATTTGTATTTGAGTTATGATGAGGAGTGAGGTAGATTCACATTGTTGAAGAAAGCGAAGAAAAGCTATGGCTTGCTTGTGGCTCTTTCTTCTATTGGCTAGTCTCACGCATGATAGTTTCAATTTCTTTTGGAAAGCAAGTGCGGCTCAGTCATAAGTGTTAGTAATAGCATGAAGTAAGTTGTCGGTAGCCGGCATTAGGTAAAAGGAAAAGCTTCTCAAAAGCATCCAGAAATATCATAGAATGGTGATCGAGATCACCTTCACAGGAATCATCCTTTGCAAATTGGGGGAAGGGAACCAATCAAGTCACCAAGAAGTTCCCGAAACTTGGTTTAGTATTAAGGTTCTTCTCTTCCAGCGTTTAGTATTCAAGTTCTTCTCTTCCAGCCCCCCGGCCCCTCTTTGATAAGGAAAGTTTTCATTTCTAAAATAAAAAATGACAAATATGGTTCGATGGCACTTCTCCACTAGCAGGTTTACTGCTTTCTATTTTTGCTTTTGTATTAAGTTTCCTTATATATAcgatttttttattattttctaTTTGTCTATTTTTATTTATTGCGTTTTATTTCTATTATTCTTCTCCGAATTTTAAATCTTTTCGGAGTCTCCTTCATTATTACTCTTCCTCCAGAGATTGAGGATCCCCTAGCTCTAGCTCATTTAGCAGGGCTAAACTTCTATCTGAGCCTTTACGAGCAGGATCCTGGATGGGTTACGTTCATTCAGAATGAGCTTAATCACAATAC
The Aegilops tauschii subsp. strangulata cultivar AL8/78 chromosome 3, Aet v6.0, whole genome shotgun sequence genome window above contains:
- the LOC109748032 gene encoding bidirectional sugar transporter SWEET6a-like isoform X2, which codes for MISPDVARDVVGNVISFGLFLSPVPTLWRIIKNKDVEEFKSDPYLATLLNCMLWVFYGILYVIFGSAMYASLLTIMGKVIKNKSVEYMPFFLSLVSFLNGVCWTSYALIKFDLYVTIPNGLGALFSLVLYACYYRPTPKKEKSVKLKCD
- the LOC109748032 gene encoding bidirectional sugar transporter SWEET7a-like isoform X1, producing MISPDVARDVVGNVISFGLFLSPVPTLWRIIKNKDVEEFKSDPYLATLLNCMLWVFYGILYVIFGSAMYASLLTIMGKVIKNKSVEYMPFFLSLVSFLNGVCWTSYALIKFDLYVTVNPQWPRCAIQPRPVRLLLQADPQEGEERKAQM